From Halobacillus sp. Marseille-Q1614, the proteins below share one genomic window:
- the map gene encoding type I methionyl aminopeptidase codes for MIICKTPRELEIMREAGRIVALTHQELKKNIQPGITTGELDKIADQFIRSMDAIPSFKGYNGFRGSICASVNEELVHGIPGDRVLKDGDIISIDIGAKYQGYHGDSAWTYPVGTVDESTAELLRVTEESLFKGLDEAKPNVRLSNISHAIQSCVEAEGFSIVREYVGHGVGQDLHEDPQIPHYGPPNKGPRLKPGMVLAVEPMVNAGSRYVKTLGDHWTVVTQDGKKCAHFEHTIAITEEGYEVLTTT; via the coding sequence ATGATCATTTGCAAAACACCACGGGAATTGGAAATTATGCGGGAAGCCGGCCGAATAGTCGCCTTAACGCACCAAGAATTGAAGAAAAACATCCAACCTGGTATAACTACTGGAGAGCTGGATAAAATAGCTGACCAGTTCATACGCAGCATGGATGCAATCCCTTCTTTTAAAGGTTATAATGGATTCCGTGGCAGTATTTGCGCATCGGTCAATGAAGAGCTCGTTCACGGCATTCCGGGAGACCGGGTGCTCAAGGATGGAGATATCATTAGTATCGATATTGGTGCGAAATACCAAGGCTATCATGGTGACTCGGCTTGGACCTATCCAGTCGGCACCGTAGATGAAAGCACGGCGGAATTGCTGAGAGTTACTGAAGAATCGTTATTCAAAGGGCTCGATGAAGCAAAGCCGAATGTGCGCCTTTCAAATATATCCCACGCCATTCAAAGCTGTGTGGAAGCAGAAGGCTTTTCTATCGTACGAGAGTACGTAGGCCACGGAGTGGGGCAGGATCTTCACGAAGATCCTCAAATCCCTCACTACGGACCGCCAAATAAAGGCCCACGCTTAAAGCCGGGGATGGTGCTGGCTGTAGAGCCAATGGTTAACGCAGGTTCACGCTATGTAAAGACACTGGGTGACCATTGGACGGTAGTGACACAAGATGGTAAGAAATGTGCGCATTTCGAACACACCATTGCGATTACGGAAGAAGGTTATGAAGTATTAACTACAACCTAA
- a CDS encoding DNA-directed RNA polymerase subunit alpha: MIEIEKPKIEPVEISSDSTFGKFVVEPLERGYGTTLGNSLRRILLSSLPGSAVTSVQIDGVLHEFSTIEGVVEDVTTVVLNLKKLALKIYSDEEKTLEIDVQTEGKVTAADITHDSDVEVLNPDLHIATLDSNTPLRMRITAERGRGYRPAEGNNHDDLPIGVIPVDSIFTPVSRVTYQVENTRIGQTSNFDKLTLDVWTDGSIRPEEAISLGAKIYMEHLNIFVGLTDEAQKAEIMVEKEEDQKEKVLEMTIEELDLSVRSYNCLKRAGINTVQELANKSEDDMMKVRNLGRKSLEEVKHKLDELGLGLRKED, encoded by the coding sequence ATGATCGAAATTGAAAAGCCAAAAATTGAACCGGTTGAGATCAGTAGTGATTCCACATTCGGTAAATTTGTCGTTGAACCGCTGGAGCGTGGATATGGTACAACACTAGGTAACTCCTTACGTCGTATTCTATTATCCTCATTACCTGGCTCAGCTGTTACATCTGTTCAAATTGACGGAGTACTCCATGAGTTCTCAACCATTGAAGGTGTCGTAGAAGATGTAACAACTGTCGTACTGAACCTAAAGAAACTAGCTTTGAAGATTTATTCCGATGAAGAGAAGACTTTAGAGATTGATGTACAAACAGAAGGTAAGGTAACTGCAGCAGATATTACGCATGATAGTGATGTAGAAGTTCTGAACCCAGATCTTCATATCGCTACTTTAGATAGCAATACGCCTTTGCGTATGCGTATTACCGCTGAACGTGGCCGTGGGTACCGCCCAGCTGAAGGTAATAATCACGATGATTTACCAATTGGCGTAATCCCTGTAGATTCCATCTTCACCCCTGTATCCCGCGTTACGTATCAAGTGGAGAATACTCGTATCGGACAAACTTCTAACTTCGACAAACTGACGTTAGATGTATGGACGGATGGAAGCATTCGTCCGGAAGAAGCGATCTCACTTGGAGCGAAAATCTATATGGAGCACCTCAACATCTTTGTCGGCCTAACTGATGAAGCTCAAAAAGCTGAAATCATGGTTGAAAAAGAAGAGGACCAAAAAGAAAAAGTTCTTGAGATGACGATCGAAGAGCTTGATTTGTCTGTTCGCTCTTATAACTGCTTGAAACGTGCCGGAATTAACACAGTTCAGGAACTTGCGAATAAGTCGGAAGACGACATGATGAAGGTTCGTAACCTTGGCCGTAAGTCTCTTGAAGAAGTGAAGCACAAGCTGGATGAGCTTGGATTAGGTTTAAGAAAAGAAGATTAA
- a CDS encoding energy-coupling factor ABC transporter ATP-binding protein, giving the protein MDITFKKVSYVYQPDSPFEHKALDDINFSIRSGSFVAVIGHTGSGKSTLLQHLNGLMRPTSGKVTVGPYVLEAGEKNKHLRELREKVGIVFQYPEHQLFEETVRKDIAFGPSNFGVEETEIAKRTKDAIEAVHLNDDLLERSPFDLSGGQMRRVAISGVLAMNPEVIVLDEPTAGLDPRGQKEIMDMFARLHREKGLTTVLVTHSMEDALTYADHIVILNKGTVYRQGEPLEIFKDKESLDQVQLDVPEVIEFLNKAEEQFGVQIPYRGQSLTELAKELAEWVKGGSLS; this is encoded by the coding sequence ATGGACATTACGTTCAAAAAGGTAAGCTATGTCTATCAGCCTGACAGTCCATTTGAACATAAAGCCCTTGATGATATTAATTTTTCTATTCGCTCAGGGTCATTCGTCGCTGTTATCGGCCATACAGGGTCAGGGAAATCAACCTTACTTCAGCATTTAAACGGCTTAATGCGCCCGACCAGCGGTAAAGTCACGGTCGGTCCTTATGTGCTTGAAGCAGGGGAGAAAAATAAACACCTTCGTGAACTCCGAGAGAAGGTAGGGATCGTTTTTCAGTACCCGGAGCATCAGCTGTTTGAAGAAACGGTAAGGAAAGATATCGCTTTTGGTCCTTCGAATTTTGGAGTAGAAGAAACTGAAATTGCCAAGCGTACAAAAGACGCGATTGAAGCCGTTCATTTAAATGATGATTTGCTGGAACGCTCACCGTTTGATCTCAGCGGAGGACAGATGAGACGCGTGGCCATTTCCGGTGTACTGGCCATGAACCCCGAAGTCATTGTGTTAGATGAGCCTACGGCCGGATTAGATCCGAGAGGGCAGAAAGAAATTATGGACATGTTTGCCCGTCTGCATAGGGAAAAAGGTTTGACGACAGTGTTAGTGACCCACAGTATGGAGGATGCCTTAACGTATGCTGACCATATTGTAATATTAAATAAAGGGACAGTGTACCGTCAGGGTGAGCCATTGGAAATTTTTAAAGATAAGGAATCACTGGATCAAGTGCAGCTGGATGTTCCCGAGGTCATCGAGTTTTTAAATAAGGCTGAAGAACAGTTTGGGGTGCAGATTCCATACAGAGGTCAATCCTTAACTGAATTAGCAAAGGAATTGGCTGAATGGGTGAAGGGAGGAAGCTTATCATGA
- a CDS encoding energy-coupling factor ABC transporter ATP-binding protein: protein MEKSEIEFRNVSFRYQEDGPWVLRNVSFTIHSSEWVAVIGHNGSGKSTIAKLMNGLLFPQEGEIFVNGTKVSRETVWDVRKNVGMVFQNPDNQFVGTTVRDDVAFGMENHGLPRELMVERIKESLSAVKMFDYELHEPHRLSGGQKQRVAIASVLAVSPKYIILDEATAMLDPKGRKEIMDTILDVKQQRDLALITITHDLQEVTQADRVIVMNNGEVWMSSTPRELFAKKEKLVEIGLDTPFVAKLAGELNAAGLYLSREPLNHQELLEELWTLRSKR, encoded by the coding sequence ATGGAGAAAAGTGAGATTGAGTTTAGAAACGTTTCTTTTCGCTATCAGGAAGACGGCCCTTGGGTGCTGCGGAACGTAAGCTTTACGATCCATTCCAGTGAATGGGTCGCCGTTATTGGGCATAACGGTTCCGGGAAATCTACCATCGCTAAGCTGATGAATGGATTGTTATTTCCCCAAGAAGGCGAAATTTTTGTAAATGGAACGAAAGTAAGCAGAGAAACGGTTTGGGACGTCAGAAAGAATGTAGGAATGGTCTTTCAGAATCCTGACAACCAATTCGTAGGAACAACGGTCCGGGATGATGTAGCTTTTGGAATGGAGAACCATGGCCTGCCAAGGGAGCTTATGGTAGAAAGAATTAAAGAGAGTCTATCTGCTGTTAAGATGTTTGATTATGAACTACATGAGCCCCATCGTTTATCAGGAGGGCAGAAACAGCGCGTAGCCATTGCTAGCGTACTGGCTGTATCACCTAAATATATTATTTTAGATGAAGCGACAGCCATGCTGGATCCTAAAGGCAGAAAAGAAATCATGGACACGATTCTTGATGTGAAGCAGCAGCGGGACCTAGCCCTTATTACCATCACCCACGATCTTCAGGAAGTGACGCAGGCAGACCGGGTGATCGTTATGAACAACGGGGAAGTCTGGATGTCTTCCACACCAAGAGAGCTGTTTGCGAAAAAAGAGAAGTTAGTAGAAATTGGCTTGGATACTCCATTTGTTGCAAAACTGGCAGGAGAATTAAATGCTGCTGGTCTTTACCTATCACGTGAGCCACTTAATCACCAGGAGTTGTTGGAGGAACTATGGACATTACGTTCAAAAAGGTAA
- the rpmJ gene encoding 50S ribosomal protein L36: MKVRPSVKPICEKCKVIRRKGKVMVICENPKHKQKQG; encoded by the coding sequence ATGAAGGTAAGACCTTCTGTAAAACCAATTTGCGAGAAATGCAAAGTTATCCGACGTAAAGGTAAAGTAATGGTTATCTGTGAAAACCCGAAACACAAACAAAAACAAGGTTAA
- a CDS encoding KOW domain-containing RNA-binding protein: MKESESSPQIGQVVHIVQGREAGQYAVIIDILDERFLLLADGEKRKYDRPKKKNLQHVELLDFVSPEVQNSLLETGRVTNGKLRFAVSKYVNEEVTDLEKGDQLDGERRCN, from the coding sequence TTGAAGGAATCTGAGTCGAGTCCGCAAATAGGTCAAGTTGTTCATATTGTTCAAGGACGGGAAGCAGGCCAGTATGCTGTGATCATTGATATTCTCGATGAACGGTTTTTACTGCTTGCTGACGGTGAGAAACGAAAGTATGATCGACCAAAGAAAAAGAATCTGCAGCACGTAGAGCTTTTGGATTTCGTTTCTCCTGAAGTCCAAAACAGCCTTCTGGAAACAGGTCGCGTCACAAATGGCAAGCTTCGATTTGCCGTATCAAAATATGTCAATGAAGAAGTGACTGATTTAGAGAAGGGAGATCAACTCGATGGCGAAAGACGATGTAATTGA
- the rpsK gene encoding 30S ribosomal protein S11 has product MARKGNTRSRKRRVKKNIETGVAHIRSTFNNTIVSITDVQGNVITWSSAGALGFKGSRKSTPFAAQMAAEAAAKDAMDNGMKTLEVTVKGPGAGREAAIRSLQAAGLEITAIRDVTPVPHNGCRPPKRRRV; this is encoded by the coding sequence ATGGCACGTAAAGGAAACACTCGTAGTCGTAAGCGTCGCGTGAAAAAGAATATTGAGACTGGAGTAGCACACATCCGCTCAACTTTTAACAACACGATCGTATCGATCACCGACGTACAAGGTAACGTAATCACTTGGAGCAGTGCTGGAGCTCTTGGTTTCAAAGGTTCCCGTAAGTCTACTCCATTTGCTGCACAAATGGCTGCTGAAGCCGCTGCGAAAGACGCTATGGATAACGGAATGAAAACTCTAGAAGTTACTGTTAAAGGCCCTGGCGCTGGTCGTGAAGCAGCGATTCGTTCACTGCAAGCCGCAGGTCTTGAAATCACTGCAATTCGTGATGTAACTCCAGTACCACACAACGGTTGCCGTCCACCAAAACGTCGTCGCGTATAA
- a CDS encoding energy-coupling factor transporter transmembrane protein EcfT: protein MSSSMMIGQYIPGQSPIHKLDPRTKIAIIFFFVVIVFFANSVMSYGLLALFAVGSAIATRIRLPYILKGLKPVWFLIAFTFLLHLFVTKEGDVLFSIAGWELYEGAVIQGAAISLRFFLLILVTSMLTLTTTPIEITDAIEELLGPLKKVRFPVHELALMMSISLRFIPTLMQETEKISKAQASRGVDFRTGSFKDRVKAIIPLLVPLFVSAFKRAEELAMAMEARGYRGGEGRTKLRELQVGRIDYIGYIVFILVAAGMFLTRS from the coding sequence ATGAGTAGTTCAATGATGATCGGTCAGTATATCCCCGGGCAGTCACCTATTCATAAGCTTGACCCACGTACGAAGATCGCTATCATATTCTTTTTTGTCGTAATCGTATTCTTTGCTAATTCTGTTATGAGTTATGGACTGCTGGCGCTTTTTGCTGTAGGAAGCGCGATTGCTACGAGAATTCGCCTTCCGTATATATTAAAAGGGCTGAAGCCTGTCTGGTTTTTAATCGCTTTTACCTTTCTTCTCCACCTGTTTGTCACGAAAGAGGGAGATGTCCTTTTTTCCATTGCAGGATGGGAGCTGTACGAGGGCGCGGTGATTCAAGGGGCTGCGATTTCTTTACGATTCTTTCTGCTGATCCTCGTCACCTCAATGCTGACTTTAACGACGACACCTATTGAAATTACAGACGCTATTGAAGAACTGTTAGGGCCGTTAAAAAAAGTTCGCTTTCCTGTTCATGAGCTGGCTTTGATGATGTCGATTTCGCTTCGATTTATTCCTACTTTAATGCAGGAAACTGAAAAAATCTCCAAGGCGCAGGCATCCAGGGGCGTAGACTTCCGTACAGGCTCATTTAAGGACCGTGTTAAGGCGATTATACCATTGCTGGTCCCTTTGTTTGTCAGTGCCTTTAAACGCGCTGAGGAGCTCGCTATGGCCATGGAAGCACGAGGCTATCGTGGAGGAGAAGGCCGGACGAAGTTAAGAGAGCTGCAAGTGGGCCGTATCGACTACATCGGATATATCGTGTTTATCCTGGTGGCGGCCGGAATGTTTTTAACGAGAAGCTAA
- the rplQ gene encoding 50S ribosomal protein L17: MARKLGRTTDQRMALLRNLATDLIIHERIETTEAKAKELRSVVEKMITLGKRGDLHARRQAESFLYKADANEEGDQTALQKLFSDIAPRYEERQGGYTRVLKLGERKGDGAKMAIIELV; this comes from the coding sequence ATGGCTAGAAAACTAGGACGTACAACTGATCAGCGTATGGCGCTTCTTCGCAACTTAGCGACAGACCTGATCATTCACGAACGTATTGAAACAACTGAAGCTAAAGCTAAAGAACTTCGCTCTGTTGTTGAAAAGATGATTACACTAGGTAAGCGCGGCGATCTTCATGCTCGTCGTCAAGCTGAGTCGTTCCTTTACAAAGCGGATGCGAACGAAGAAGGAGATCAAACAGCCCTTCAAAAGCTGTTCTCTGACATCGCACCACGCTACGAAGAACGCCAAGGTGGTTACACTCGTGTGCTTAAATTAGGCGAGCGTAAAGGTGACGGAGCTAAGATGGCAATTATCGAACTCGTTTAA
- the infA gene encoding translation initiation factor IF-1: MAKDDVIEVEGTIVETLPNAQFKVELENGHTVLAHVSGKIRMHFIRILPGDKVTVELSPYDLTKGRITYRYK; this comes from the coding sequence ATGGCGAAAGACGATGTAATTGAGGTGGAAGGAACTATTGTTGAGACTCTGCCGAACGCACAATTCAAGGTGGAGCTTGAGAACGGACACACCGTTCTTGCGCACGTATCCGGTAAAATCCGCATGCACTTCATTCGTATTTTACCTGGAGACAAAGTAACGGTAGAACTTTCCCCGTATGATCTGACAAAAGGACGTATTACGTACCGTTATAAATAA
- the rpsM gene encoding 30S ribosomal protein S13 yields MARIAGVDIPRDKRVVISLTYIYGIGTSLASDILAEAGVSEDTRVRDLTEDELGKIRKAVDQYNVEGDLRREKSLNIKRLIEIGSYRGIRHRRGLPVRGQKTKNNSRTRKGPRRTVANKRK; encoded by the coding sequence ATGGCACGTATAGCAGGTGTTGATATTCCTCGTGACAAACGAGTCGTAATATCTTTAACTTATATCTATGGTATTGGTACTTCACTGGCTAGTGACATTCTAGCTGAAGCTGGCGTTTCTGAAGATACTCGTGTACGCGATCTTACTGAAGATGAATTAGGTAAGATTCGTAAAGCTGTTGATCAGTACAACGTTGAAGGTGACCTTCGCCGTGAAAAATCTCTTAACATCAAGCGCTTGATTGAGATCGGTTCATACCGAGGCATCCGTCACCGTCGCGGACTTCCAGTTCGTGGTCAAAAGACTAAAAACAACTCTCGTACTCGTAAAGGTCCACGTCGTACGGTAGCTAATAAACGTAAGTAA